CATCGAACGCGCGATCGACCTCGGTGTGAACTTCTTCGACACCGCCAACGTCTACTCCAATGGCGAGAGCGAGGCGATTCTGGGGAACGTCTTGAGCGAGTACGACCGCGACGAACAGGTCGTCGCCACGAAGGTCCGGTTTTCCTACGGTGACGCACACGTCAACGCCGACGGCCTCTCGCGCAAGACCATCGAGCAGGAACTCGAACACTCCCTGGACCGGCTCGGCCTGGACACCGTCGACCTCTATCAGACCCACCGGGTCGACCCCGAGACACCGATCGAAACCACCCTGCGCGCGCTCGACGATGTCGTCTCCCGCGGGAAAGTCCGCCACGTCGGGACGTCTTCGATGTGGGCCCACCAGCTGGCCGAGCGCCTCCATACTGCAAAGCGACTCGACCTCCCGCGATTCGAGACCATGCAGAACCACTACCACCCAGCCTATCGCGAGGACGAACGCGATCTGCTGCCGATCTGCGACCGCGAGAACATGGGCGTCATCCCGTGGGGACCGCTCGGCCAGGGCTTTCTCGCCCGGCCGTTCGACCAGCTGACGGCCACGGAACGGGGCGATCCCGAGAACTACCACAACCCCTCACGGGAGTACGTCGAGGGCGGCGGCGAGGAGATCAATTCGCGGGTGCAAGAACTCGCCACAGAGAAGGGCGTCACGATGGCCCAGATCGCACTCGCCTGGCAGTTCGAAAACGACCACGTCACCGCTCCCATCGTCGGCACCACGAGTATCGAACACCTCGAAGAAGCCGTCGAGGCACTCGAGATCGACCTCACCGACTCGGAGATGGATTACCTCGAAGCCCCCTACGAACCCCAGCCCGTGATGGCGATCGAGTAAGCACTCTCGTGGGGCGAGCACGTCCAGAAACTCTCCACGATCTCGGCCGTTCCACTCGAAGCGAAGGAGTCTGACCATCCATACTGTCGAAAATCGACGACTGATTTCGACGATCGCCAACTCCGCCGTGTGTGCATGGCTACCAAATAACCACGAACAATTATTATGGATGCCGACTAACGTCTTCGTGTATGGCGACACGCCAGCAATCCCAGACGGGGTATCACACGTGCACATGCGGTGAAGAGTTCGAGAGCACGGACGATCTCCTCGAACACGCCCGAGAGTCGCACGGGCTCGGCGTATACTGACGCTGGCGGTTCCGATTTTTTGGTGTGCGGTCACTGGTCGTGAGTGACTTCGCTGTTCTGGATTCGTTTGGGAGTTGGCGCGCGCCGAGCGACGCGAGGGCGACCATCGGAAGCCCTCGAAGCGGAACGGCGAGTGTAGCGAGCCGTGGAGCGACCGCGGTGTCGCGAGCAAGCGCGAGGGACGAACGACGAACGGAGTGAGGGAGTGAGTCGGTTGGGGAGGGTGTGGTGCTGTCGTTGTGTGGTGGGTGGGACTGAGCCGAACGAAGTGAGGCGAGGGTCGAAAGACGAGCGTAGCGAGTCTTTCGGGACTGAAAGGGGCCGGGCGCTGGCGCTTGCCTGCTCGTCTCAGCGGCCTCTATTCGAGCGAACGAAGTGAGCGAGAATATGCCGCTGATCGAGCGCCAGCGTCCGGGGGCTTTCTGTGACGTCTCGTCTGCGCACACCCAGAAAGCCCCCGGACGCTGGAGTCGAGCGACTCGCTGCGGTCCTCACTGCGTTGCGGTCCTTGCGTCGTCGGTCTTCCTCCAGCGCCCGGCCCCTTTCAGTCCCACCCGAATTCGCCCACACCCACCCCAGCCGATTCAACCGCTCCCTGCGGTCGCGGTCTCATCCCTCGCACGAAAATTGCTCGCGATGAAACGCGAGCCAGCGCGCGCCAAACTGTCCCAAATCAACGTAGCCACTCGCGAGCAGTACGACACGCCAAAAAACGAATGGCGATAGTTAGAACGACTTACTCGCCTTTCTCCGCGGGTCGCTACGCTCGCGGCTACGCCGCTCGCATTCGAGACCTTCACTTCGCTCAGGTCTCGCTCTCCCCGCTTCGATTCGACGAAGCTTCGCTCCGCTCAGCTTCCGTCGCCCTTCTCGATCGGCACACCAACCAGATTGCCCCACTCGGTCCAGGAGCCGTCGTAGTTGATGGTGTCCTCGTAGCCCAGCAGCTCGTGCAGGGCGAACCAGGCGACCGAGGATCGCTCGCCGATCCGGCAG
The Halapricum salinum genome window above contains:
- a CDS encoding aldo/keto reductase; the encoded protein is MEYTTLGSTGMTVSKICLGCMSFGTGESWMLDGQEAEALIERAIDLGVNFFDTANVYSNGESEAILGNVLSEYDRDEQVVATKVRFSYGDAHVNADGLSRKTIEQELEHSLDRLGLDTVDLYQTHRVDPETPIETTLRALDDVVSRGKVRHVGTSSMWAHQLAERLHTAKRLDLPRFETMQNHYHPAYREDERDLLPICDRENMGVIPWGPLGQGFLARPFDQLTATERGDPENYHNPSREYVEGGGEEINSRVQELATEKGVTMAQIALAWQFENDHVTAPIVGTTSIEHLEEAVEALEIDLTDSEMDYLEAPYEPQPVMAIE